The Fulvia fulva chromosome 11, complete sequence genome segment GTGACCCGGAATACCTTCGTCCTCCGCAGGCACATCCATGCTGCCATCGCGTTGTGCAAGCAGCTTCGCAAGACTTAGTTCTGCACCAAAGGCCGCACGGTCGATGACTCGAATGTCCAGGTGAGCATTGATGATGAGAACCATAATGCCTCCACCCTCAGTCTCCTTCGCTTCGAGGTACATCATGAGTGTCGCATAGGCCATTTGGCTGAGTGAGAGGCGGTATTTGTTATTGCGGTAAAGCTGAGCAATGTCGCTCTGTTCAACGTGCTCTGGCACGGAGATTCCTGCAAGAGCCCGGATATCGTCTTCGTGTTCCGATTCGAACTGACCTCGAAAGCGCTGGAAGAATTCGGATGCGTCGTGCGAGAAGAATTCATTCGCGCATTGCAGGAATGAGTAGACGAAGAGGGGCCATAGAATGCGCTTGAGCTCCGGCTTGTAGATTTCGAGGACGTTGTCGACCCACAGCTGCGTCGCCTCGAATGCGCGACCGTACTTCTTGCCGCCCATCTCATTAATGTTGGTGGCGATCGGGTTTCCGTTGGCATCTGTGTGCTGGCTTTCCTTCCGGAGCATGGCCTCAGTCCTGTTGTAGCCTTTCTTGGACAGGTACTCCAGAACCTTTGGAAAGACATTGTTAGCTTCTTTTGTGGTCTTGAGGGGTGGCGGTGGCTGCATGGTGTTGCGTGCGTGTAGGCGCGCGATGTGGTCGTGCTGGTCCATCTTGGGCTTGTTGTCGTCCAAACGGAAGTATGCGTCGCAGCTTTTGGAAGCAGCTTGAAGAGCCAGCCCGCAGTGGATGAGAAGTGAGTGCGCTCAGCATCACATGCAGACTCGACTTACAATCTGATTGAGATTCTGTTGCTGTGCCTGCTGCCCGCCTGGTGGAGCGGTGGGCGGCGCGTTCATACCGCCAGCGCTCGGAGGGCCAACGCTCGCCGTACGCGACGGCGGCGGTGGCTGCGAAGCCATGTTGATCGACGTGGGAGTGCTTCACATATGTTGGTGAAAGGTGCGGACGGACGATGTCGAAGTCGCGAAGTGCAGTCGCAGAGACGCCTATGCGGAAGTGGCCGCTGGTTGGCCGAGTCGAGTGCTCGTGGGCTTCACATATAATGCACTGCACCTGAGACACGGGTGTGCATAAACAGCACACGCTCTGTCCTCTGCACACGTCCACTTTCCACACCATGTCCATCTCCCTCCTCGACTTGACATCAACATCGCCAGTCACCAGGATGGCAGCGCAGACGATCTCACCATCAGAGCGCATCCGCGAGCTCTCGGCGATCAACAGCGATGCCGCAACTCTGCCCACACACGCTGGGCTCGCAATCAACGCGCTGACCAACAGACCTCTCACTTCCGCCGATAACGACACGCAGATGAGCGATACCTCGAGCGCTACCGTCGAGGCGCGCAAAGCAGCTTTCACAGACCACACAAAGTCCTTCGTCGAGAATCTGCAGGCCGTATCTGCTCGACTGAGACGGCAAGCGATCGCGCTGGAAGAGGCAGGTATCATCACATCCGACAACAGCAACTTGGGAACGTCTATACCACGAGCTATGCCGCGTCCTGTTGGTGCTCCACAGCCAGGACCGAGTGCGAAGCCTGCTGGAGCGCCATCGCAGGCCGCACGTAACGAACCGGATCGCATCACGAATGGTGGTTTGGGCAAGTTCGATGTAGCGTCGTTGAACAGTCGCGGGAACAAGGTGGGTGAGGAAAAGGAAGCGGAATTGATGCAGGAGGCGAAGGAGTTGCTGGAGTCGGCGCTGGAGAGAATGAACAATGGCGCTTGAGCCGTCATACCTTCAATGTCCGCACAGTTCGAGTTCCCCGGTCAGCCACTGAGCTCCATGCTCCTTGGCGTGAAATGAGTCCAGATCGCCCACGAATGCATTCCAGGTGGACCTCTGTAAGCCGATTCTGCTGCATCTTGACCACTACCCACGCTCTTTCAAAAATCACCCCAGCCGGCAAGGACGATCTACCGAATGACTTTATGAATGGCCTTGGCACATGCTGCTGACACACATGCAGTCTGTCGATGGCCTCTCGGGTGGGTAACCGGCTCAGTACAGTCATCGTATTCATGTCTTCGGCAGATGCTGTGCTGATGGGATAGTGTGAGCCTCAAAGACGGCGGCTCCACATGCCCACACCAACCGCACGACGAGACAATTACTAGCGCACCTGCCAATGACCTGATACATGAATCAGCCAATATGATCACCAGACTAATGCGGCCCCGTCGATTCTACCGTTGCAGCAGCAGACGTCCGCCATCGAAAATCGTGAAGCTGACTTTCGCGCGAACAAGGTTCAACATCGTTCCGAAAGGCGAGCAGAATAACTTCGTCATTAACAGAAATCATCACTGGTCAGCCTGCCGGCATGCAGACGTGGATCGGATCACAGTCGTGGCCTGATCACGCGCAACTCCGCAGCATAGACAACCCTCGTATTCATCGGACCTGGCGGTGATTGCATCAAGCATGTCGAAGAATGGCCTCTTTGGTGATAGTCACTGAGCGATGAATCTGCCAAATTGAACGCCGTGCGCAATCGGTTGAATCGCGCGATTATGCTGAGCAGTAGATCACGATATGATCGTCTATAACAGCTTTTAAGCCAGCGACCGACGTGCTTGCCATAGCTTCAAGCGACTGGCTGGAGGATCACACGACACACCGGCTTGGATCAAACATTGCATCTATCAACTTTCCCAAGTTTCGTTGACAGAGCGATGACCAAAGAATACTACCACCAATAGCCTGCGTGTCGATAAGACACCCCCTGTAGTCGAAAAGCACCACCCACGACGAAGTCCCCGAGCAAGCGCAGGCCCGCAAGTCGATATTTTGGCCGGACTCGCGACACTAGAAGAAACGCAAAACGTCCTCAATCTCGAATGTATGTTCCAGCTACATCGTGTCATAGGCACGGCCCTAGCAAGCACCCGCCACCAGCAAGATGGCCATAGCGACTGACACCAAAACTCCACGCAAACTCCTGAACAGACTTGCACTCTGCTTCGGCCGTTCCTCACACTGTTCTGCCGACAGCAACGGCTCCCTCGAGCTCAAACAATCAAGCCTCCGCGACAGCACTACCACAACATCACCGTGCCCACAACTGCACCGCCTCCAAATTCTCAACGAACCCTTCCCAATCTACACTGCCAACTCCGAGAATCAGCACTCCATCGCCACGCAAATAGCCATTCTCGACTCCCTCTTCGTAGCAGCCATCAACAACCACGACTACGGTCCGAGCTCACTGTAAGCCGAGCCCCCTCGAACTCATCATCCCCCCAAAGTGCCCCGACTAATCCTTCCAGAATCTGGTCCATCTGTCACTCCGACTGGGTCTTCCGCGATCTGTTTATCCCAACTCGCTCCATCAGGATCGCTGAGCACGTTGCTCGACTGAGACTACTGGAAACCATGGGCTTCGATCTGCAGATTGAGGGCGCAAGGAGGGAGGTGCTCGTGAGTGAGAATGGGGTGGAAGCAGAGACGAGGGTTGTGGGGAAGATAAGGGGATATGGGGGTGTTTTAAAGGAGTCTGCGAGGTTGAGTTGGAGGTGGGAGAAGGGGTTGTGGGGAGAAGCGGAGGGCAGGTGGAGTTGTGTTAGGATGGTTACGGAGAGGGGTGTGGTGTGTAATGTTTTTAGGTCTTGAGGATGGGAATTTGGTAGGCGTTTGTGGGCCGGTGGCAAGGGGAAGATGGAACCGCGGAGATGAGATCTCACCGGGTAGGTTCGAGAAGCGAAGAGAGAGTCCTTCACGAAACGATGCTTCTTGTCAACGCAGTAGGAGCATCGAACCACATTTCCTTGATCCTTCGTATGTTCCAACTCCAGCCTCTTTCATACATCAACTCAAGGCACACCCCTCACACTCCTCGTCGCCTTCGCCAACTCGCTCTGCGCCTTGTCATCCGCATACCGCTGATAAATCGGCAAATAAAACTCCCTCTCACTCGTCGTATCCCGAATGCTCGGTCTCTCCTCCAGCGCCTTCATCCACTTCCTCAACCGTCCCCAAACATCCTCATTCTCCCCACCTTGCCCCTCCTCCGGAATCCCGGAACCGCCCTTGAAGTGGTCGAAGATCCAGAGTCGGACCTGGTGATTTGTCAGTTTGGTGTTTTGCTTGCATAATTAAGGAGGAGGGAGGAGGAAGGAATGACTTACGACCCAAGGCGCAATAACAAAATCAATAAGACTAGGCTCAGCTCCGAAGAAGAAAGGACCAGTAGGATCCATTTCATTCGTGAGTTCTTTCCATTTGGAGAGGAATTCCTCCCGTACAACAGAAAGCCCTTCTGAATCACTCATAGGCTGGAATTGCAGGAAGCGGTGGAAAGCTGGGATGATGCGGGACGTGCAGAAGTCTGTCCAGATCCGCGTCCTCGCTCTATCATAAGGATCTTTGGGGAGAAGATGAGGCCCGTGGTCTGGATATGCTTCCTCGAGAAACTCGCAGATTACGGTTGATTCGAAGAGAGGCTAGTGAGCAAATGATCAGCGGCTGATGAGGAAATTACGTAGTACTACTGCCAATCTTTCTGGCAAACAATACTGATATCGTCCAGAGTGTATGTAACCCACCTTATTATCATACTGCAACGTCGGGACGAGACCGCGAGGGTTGAGGTCGAGTAGGGATTTGGGTTTATCGTAGGGATTGACTTCAATGTACTGGTATGGGATTTTCTTCTCTTCGAGAACGGTCCAGGCCCGCTGGACGAAGGGACAGAACCACCCGGAGTAGAGTTTCAGTGGTTGTTCAGCTTGATGGGCGTCGACGATGGATTTGGCGGATCCAGTGGCGACGGGGTGGAGGTTTGAGTCTGGGTGTGAGGAGGGCATGGTAGGAAAATGTGTTTGTTATAATAAGGACGGCAATGGGGGTTTGGTTGGTGATAGTGGTGTTTGACAGTTCTGCTGTGACCTCTATATACCTGACTGATGAGGAATTAACGCTTTAGTAAGACAATGCCGATCTTCTGCTCTGCTCTGACGTGATGCAGTTGCTCAGCAGTGGGGTATCACAACCAAAAGTGCCCGCCCCTCCAAAACCCATGCAATCCAAGCAAACCCTGTCCGTGTCGCTGCGCTGGTCCCATAAACTCCTCATAGCTCATTATACTCTTTGCGACTGTACTTCATCACATTACCGTGCATCCAGGCTTGACGAAGTCCTCGCCGTAGTCTCTCAGCATCTGCGCCCGCTCATTCTCTTTCTGTCGCTTCTTCACTTCCATCGGGAAGAATGTACCCAAGAAGTCCATCGTTTCGAAGTCAATGTTCTTGCCGCTTGCGGCCATGACTGACTCGGTATTGCACATCGGGCACTTCTTCATATTCTTGCCTTGCAATTCGATGATGCAGCGGATGCAGAAGACTGATTTGCAGCAGCCGAGGTTGACTGGGCGCCACGCCATGCCATAACAGACTGGACAGACCCAGTCGTCAAGCTGTGGCACGATTGCGAGGACTTTGGTGCCCATTTCCGCTTGCATGTCCCTCGCAATAGAGTTCGCGAAGCCACCAGCGACGTTCTTGCCGTTGGTGAGCATCTCTGGATACTTGACCTGTAGTGTCTTGACAAAGGGTTTGCCCTCGAGCCCGGTCCGCTTGTCGAACTTCTTCAGAATCTTCTTCATGGCTTGTGCATTCATCTCTTGGAAGTGCATTGCTTTGAGAATCTCGAGGTTCAGGTCTAGAAAGCGCTGAGCAGCAATTTTCGCCTGTGGTGTCTTCATCTTCGCCAGCAGCCCAGTCTCGCGCAGTTTCTGGTCGTACTCTTGCAGATTGTTCCTAGCTTCGTTGAATGTGATTGCGCCACGGCTTTGCTCCGTCTCTTTGTAGAAGATGGGATTCTCGATGTATAACCTAAACATCTCGCGCCAGAAGTATAGGTCCCGGTAGCTGATCTCTCTGTGTGCTTCGAAGCCTTCCTTGACCGGCGCTACCACGTTTTCGACAGCATCACCCAAGTCCAGGATCTTATCTTCCAGCGCGTGGGTCTCTGAATCACGTAGCGATTCCAAGCCGCCCAGCTTGGGCTCGAGCATGTCGAAGAAGTCTTGCGCCGAAGACAATGGCACTTGTATCCATCTCGTGTCTGGAGTGTCCGGCATGAGTGGATGCTTGCGCTCCGGTGAGACTTCGTCAGAAGCTACAGAAAGCTGTCGCTCGGTCATTGACGGCCGTCGTCCGTGGCGGTCATCGCGATGTTTCTGGCGGCCGCTGACGACTATCTCATGCTTCGCGAGCTTCTCCAGCGACGCCTTGGTCTCTGGCGCGAGTCGCGCATCGAGTGGTGTGCCATTACTATCTACTAGGATGCGTAGTTGTGGTGTGAACTCTTCTTGTATGGCCGTGAGCGAAGGGTTCGCGGCAGAAAAGTAGTCTTTGAGGGTGCTCGGCTTGGGCGTCTTTGGCTGTGCGACCAGCTCGCTCATGGCGTGGAGGGTGTGATGGTCTAGGCCAAGGCTCTCCAGCTCGTGGTGGACCTTCTTGATGCATTTCTTGAGGTGCTTGTACTCTATCGCGTTCTCCACCCATTCCTCGGGGAAGCCCTCATTGGCCAATGCCGTCTCATAGGCGTGTCCGAACTTCATCTCGGCTGAGGCCGACTCATGCGCCGGTGGTgatggtggtggtggtgagTGATGGTAGTGTTCGTAGGTGGTACACGGGTCTGAAGCGTGGCTCTGGTGAAGTGACGGTGGGTAGTCTGGAGGTGGCGTTGAGGGATTGTAGTGGGCTGTGGAGTGCGGATAGTAGTATTGTGTGGGAGTGGAGCCTGTGTAACGCAGGGCTGCGGCATAGTTAAGTAGTACACACGCAAGACACGGTTACCTACCGCACTAGATGATAAGAGAAAACTCTTCCATATGGCTAGTCTAGCACAGCCCATGGCAATGGCGCTCGTAGCCGCGGACCAGACTCGGATGTGAACAATACGCGCTCTGGTCCTCTGGAGGAAGGAGGCAAGGAGGTCTCGTGCGCTTTCAACAGGCTGCAGACCAATTGGAGGGGCATCCCTAACAAAGCGCCATTATGGTTGGAGGAAACGTGCAAATGGTGTGCAGGAACCGCACGTTCTCGAACTGCGATGTCGCTGGGATTCCGAGTATGTCGTAGTCGTCAGACGCTCTTAGCATCAACTCAATATTGTGGTGTGTGCGTACGCCACGGTGTTGCTAAGCTTACTTATCTCGTCGATTAGCTCACCGGTTACTAACGTGTTCTTAGCCTTATCAAGATGTCTTATTTTTACCGTATTATTAATAGGAGGTATTATTTActataaggtccttagaGGCTCTATACCGGTATTCCAAGCTctattaaacaggtacggatTAATAGcagcggagtagagtaagagatcaatcttcaactgactaatagcacgagtatatagcaatgtattaggaactaatatgttaattatattagatatctatctaagctaaaggggagagaaggtatctccctataagctaagtcattatagatgccttaggctactagatcacttcctaattgttgactccctttaagatgctatatcttaacactcctacttatctcgtataggaggttatagtctactcacttcctattaatagtacttagaccttTTTATAATAGATTAAGCTAGcttataaacctctagaagtatagactagtctttagttttataaacccgtctataactatcttagaggttagggtatacttaatagtaataagcctcctctactaaagtttcctaataccgttataggtaatattaataacgtgctttactaccgagcgggctatactaccgagcgggacacttttgctaagaactgtaccacttctacagatatagctatacaactactattatagcgtatattatcttcaaacgaggctaaactgaccttagctgtctaggctacgaaacgcgacgcgacaattacgaatcgacttgctataaaggtatacgacgcgtctcgaactatactagggtatcgattgaatagacgacctcctcggggtgactacgagcccaattcgaagaagcttatagagctagaagagagggtgatacttgagtatatactcgagctagatcttagaggtttctcgctattaaaggctattatacgagtaatagccgatttattactataagagaagggtcttaagcccgctagtcttaattggacagacaggttcattaggcggtatcgtgagctaaaggttcgtataacacgtagatacgatcgttagcgagccctaatagaagatctagacgttatcgagaggtagttcttacttatacgtaatataaaggagaagtatagcatccttaactaggacacctataac includes the following:
- a CDS encoding Glutathione S-transferase omega-1, producing the protein MPSSHPDSNLHPVATGSAKSIVDAHQAEQPLKLYSGWFCPFVQRAWTVLEEKKIPYQYIEVNPYDKPKSLLDLNPRGLVPTLQYDNKPLFESTVICEFLEEAYPDHGPHLLPKDPYDRARTRIWTDFCTSRIIPAFHRFLQFQPMSDSEGLSVVREEFLSKWKELTNEMDPTGPFFFGAEPSLIDFVIAPWVVRLWIFDHFKGGSGIPEEGQGGENEDVWGRLRKWMKALEERPSIRDTTSEREFYLPIYQRYADDKAQSELAKATRSVRGVP
- a CDS encoding Transcriptional regulator; amino-acid sequence: MKFGHAYETALANEGFPEEWVENAIEYKHLKKCIKKVHHELESLGLDHHTLHAMSELVAQPKTPKPSTLKDYFSAANPSLTAIQEEFTPQLRILVDSNGTPLDARLAPETKASLEKLAKHEIVVSGRQKHRDDRHGRRPSMTERQLSVASDEVSPERKHPLMPDTPDTRWIQVPLSSAQDFFDMLEPKLGGLESLRDSETHALEDKILDLGDAVENVVAPVKEGFEAHREISYRDLYFWREMFRLYIENPIFYKETEQSRGAITFNEARNNLQEYDQKLRETGLLAKMKTPQAKIAAQRFLDLNLEILKAMHFQEMNAQAMKKILKKFDKRTGLEGKPFVKTLQVKYPEMLTNGKNVAGGFANSIARDMQAEMGTKVLAIVPQLDDWVCPVCYGMAWRPVNLGCCKSVFCIRCIIELQGKNMKKCPMCNTESVMAASGKNIDFETMDFLGTFFPMEVKKRQKENERAQMLRDYGEDFVKPGCTVM